One region of Engraulis encrasicolus isolate BLACKSEA-1 unplaced genomic scaffold, IST_EnEncr_1.0 scaffold_69_np1212, whole genome shotgun sequence genomic DNA includes:
- the LOC134444733 gene encoding arrestin domain-containing protein 3-like isoform X1, whose product MFWDTFKNFKIDLVSPNPTGTFHRGEILSGVIRFELSKKVKIQKISMTVKGQGKVQWTTYGLFFNSIIRTTHRGKMAFFQLEGPLLRAETDELVLQPGAHLYPFSFQIPEGDFPSTFRGAHGRISYVLIFGIHRRWRFEKNFSSELKFERLVNIGGPQYLRPLSLSDSTIVCCCLGEISMDAQLERKGFIPGETIRITAGVANGTSLRIVPKAELVKRETYRARSYRCVSKTLNCTKGQPVRPHASHVCCELSLPIPGDVYTSLENCAILDIQYVVVVSLRAIGCSKLRLLFPIVIGSARVPVPEPYGLPPRLICF is encoded by the exons ATGTTTTGGGACACGTTTAAGAACTTTAAAATAGATTTGGTCTCACCTAATCCCACAGGCACTTTCCATAGGGGTGAGATTCTGTCGGGCGTAATACGATTTGAGCTTTCCAAAAAAGTCAAGATTCAGAAAATATCAATGACTGTCAAAGGCCAAGGGAAGGTTCAATGGACTACGTATGGTCTGTTTTTTAACAGCATAATCCGGACCACACACAGAGGAAAGATGGCGTTCTTTCAGCTGGAAGGTCCTCTTCTCCGAGCGGAAACTG ATGAACTCGTTCTGCAACCGGGGGCCCACTTGTACCCCTTCAGCTTTCAGATCCCGGAAGG AGATTTCCCATCCACTTTTCGAGGGGCTCATGGACGGATTTCGTATGTCTTAATCTTCGGAATTCACCGACGATGGCGCTTTGAAAAGAACTTTTCTTCGGAATTAAAGTTTGAACGCTTGGTCAATATTGGTGGTCCTCAGTATTTG agGCCCCTGTCACTCTCTGACAGTACGATTGTCTGCTGCTGTTTAGGGGAAATCTCTATGGATGCGCAGCTGGAAAGGAAAGGCTTTATTCCTG GGGAGACTATCAGAATTACGGCAGGAGTCGCAAACGGCACTTCCCTGAGAATTGTGCCCAAAGCTGAGTTGGTCAAGAGAGAGACCTACCGTGCCCGTTCTTACCGGTGTGTTTCCAAGACCCTGAACTGCACCAAGGGGCAGCCTGTCCGACCCCATGCCTCACATGTTTGCTGTGAGCTGTCTCTCCCCATCCCTGGAGACGTTTACACGAGCCTGGAGAACTGTGCGATCCTGGATATTCAATACGTAGTCGTG GTGAGCCTGAGGGCCATAGGATGCTCCAAACTGCGGCTCCTGTTCCCCATCGTGATCGGTAGCGCTCGGGTGCCTGTGCCTGAACCATACGGACTGCCACCTCGTTTGATATGTTTTTAA
- the LOC134444733 gene encoding arrestin domain-containing protein 2-like isoform X2, with the protein MPFFNHRDFPSTFRGAHGRISYVLIFGIHRRWRFEKNFSSELKFERLVNIGGPQYLRPLSLSDSTIVCCCLGEISMDAQLERKGFIPGETIRITAGVANGTSLRIVPKAELVKRETYRARSYRCVSKTLNCTKGQPVRPHASHVCCELSLPIPGDVYTSLENCAILDIQYVVVVSLRAIGCSKLRLLFPIVIGSARVPVPEPYGLPPRLICF; encoded by the exons ATGCCCTTTTTCAATCACAGAGATTTCCCATCCACTTTTCGAGGGGCTCATGGACGGATTTCGTATGTCTTAATCTTCGGAATTCACCGACGATGGCGCTTTGAAAAGAACTTTTCTTCGGAATTAAAGTTTGAACGCTTGGTCAATATTGGTGGTCCTCAGTATTTG agGCCCCTGTCACTCTCTGACAGTACGATTGTCTGCTGCTGTTTAGGGGAAATCTCTATGGATGCGCAGCTGGAAAGGAAAGGCTTTATTCCTG GGGAGACTATCAGAATTACGGCAGGAGTCGCAAACGGCACTTCCCTGAGAATTGTGCCCAAAGCTGAGTTGGTCAAGAGAGAGACCTACCGTGCCCGTTCTTACCGGTGTGTTTCCAAGACCCTGAACTGCACCAAGGGGCAGCCTGTCCGACCCCATGCCTCACATGTTTGCTGTGAGCTGTCTCTCCCCATCCCTGGAGACGTTTACACGAGCCTGGAGAACTGTGCGATCCTGGATATTCAATACGTAGTCGTG GTGAGCCTGAGGGCCATAGGATGCTCCAAACTGCGGCTCCTGTTCCCCATCGTGATCGGTAGCGCTCGGGTGCCTGTGCCTGAACCATACGGACTGCCACCTCGTTTGATATGTTTTTAA